One stretch of Pseudomonas azotoformans DNA includes these proteins:
- the fpr gene encoding ferredoxin-NADP reductase has translation MSNMNHERVLSVHHWNDTLFSFKCTRDPGLRFENGQFVMIGLQQPNGRPLMRAYSIASPNWEEHLEFFSIKVPDGPLTSQLQHLKEGDEIIISKKPTGTLVLDDLKPGKHLYLLSTGTGLAPFMSVIQDPETYERFEKVILCHGVRYVNEVAYREFITEHLPQNEFFGEALRDKLIYYPTVTREPFENEGRLTDLMRSGKLFSDIGLPPINPEDDRAMLCGSPSMLDETSEVLNSFGLKVSPRMREPGDYLIERAFVEK, from the coding sequence ATGAGCAACATGAACCACGAGCGTGTCCTCAGTGTTCATCACTGGAACGACACTCTGTTCAGCTTCAAGTGCACCCGCGATCCGGGCCTGCGCTTCGAGAACGGTCAGTTCGTGATGATCGGCCTGCAACAGCCCAACGGCCGCCCGCTCATGCGCGCTTACTCCATTGCCAGCCCGAACTGGGAAGAGCATCTGGAGTTCTTCAGCATCAAGGTGCCGGATGGCCCGCTGACTTCCCAATTGCAGCATTTGAAGGAAGGCGACGAGATCATCATCAGCAAAAAGCCGACAGGCACCCTGGTGCTTGACGATTTGAAGCCGGGCAAACACCTTTACCTGCTCAGCACCGGTACGGGCCTTGCTCCGTTCATGAGTGTGATCCAGGACCCGGAAACCTACGAGCGTTTCGAAAAGGTGATCCTGTGCCACGGCGTGCGTTACGTCAACGAGGTCGCCTACCGCGAATTCATCACCGAGCACCTGCCGCAGAACGAATTCTTCGGCGAGGCTCTGCGTGACAAGCTGATCTACTATCCGACCGTGACCCGCGAGCCGTTCGAAAACGAAGGCCGCCTGACCGACCTGATGCGCAGCGGCAAGCTGTTCAGCGACATCGGCCTGCCACCGATCAACCCCGAGGACGACCGCGCCATGCTGTGCGGCAGCCCAAGCATGTTGGATGAAACCAGCGAAGTGCTGAACAGCTTCGGCCTGAAGGTTTCGCCACGCATGCGTGAGCCGGGTGATTACCTGATCGAGCGCGCGTTCGTCGAGAAGTAA
- a CDS encoding YehS family protein translates to MIHNDVLRSVRYMLDISDNKMVEIIKLGGMDVTKDDLLTYLKKDEEEGFVFCPDEVMAHFLDGLVIFKRGKDESRPPQPIETPVTNNIILKKLRVAFELKEDDMHAILKAAEFPVSKPELSALFRKFGHTNYRPCGDQLLRNFLKGLTLRVRA, encoded by the coding sequence ATGATTCACAACGACGTACTGCGCAGCGTGCGCTACATGCTCGACATCAGCGACAACAAGATGGTCGAGATCATCAAGCTCGGCGGCATGGACGTGACCAAGGACGACCTGCTCACCTACCTCAAGAAAGACGAGGAAGAAGGCTTCGTGTTCTGCCCGGATGAAGTCATGGCCCACTTCCTCGATGGCCTGGTGATCTTCAAGCGCGGCAAGGACGAAAGCCGTCCACCGCAACCGATCGAGACGCCGGTGACCAACAACATCATCCTCAAGAAACTGCGTGTGGCCTTTGAGCTGAAGGAAGACGACATGCATGCCATCCTCAAGGCCGCCGAGTTCCCGGTGTCCAAGCCGGAACTGAGCGCGCTGTTCCGCAAGTTCGGCCACACCAACTACCGTCCGTGCGGCGACCAGTTGCTGCGTAATTTCCTCAAGGGGCTGACCCTGCGGGTTCGTGCGTAA
- the tsaA gene encoding tRNA (N6-threonylcarbamoyladenosine(37)-N6)-methyltransferase TrmO, producing MSYHVSPVGFVRSCFKEKFAIPRQPQLAPAARGVLELVAPFDGGEAVQGLEQVSHVWLLFLFHQALEDKPRLKVRPPRLGGNTSMGVFATRATHRPNGIGQSVVKLDKVEPGRLWISGIDLLDGTPILDIKPYVPYADIVDTATNSIASAAPQLIPVQWLKTALQQAQEHAQRLGEPLVELIDQCLAQDPRPAYQVPGPEREYGAQFWDVDVRWHYPESGVICVLEVLPAG from the coding sequence ATGAGTTACCACGTCTCGCCCGTCGGCTTCGTGCGCTCCTGTTTCAAGGAGAAGTTCGCCATCCCGCGCCAACCGCAGTTGGCGCCCGCCGCGCGCGGCGTGCTGGAGTTGGTGGCGCCGTTCGACGGGGGGGAAGCGGTACAGGGCCTGGAGCAGGTCAGTCATGTGTGGCTGCTGTTTCTGTTCCACCAGGCCCTGGAAGACAAGCCGCGCCTGAAAGTGCGCCCGCCGCGCCTGGGCGGCAACACATCCATGGGCGTGTTTGCCACCCGTGCGACCCATCGCCCCAACGGCATCGGCCAGTCGGTGGTCAAGCTGGACAAGGTGGAACCGGGGCGCCTGTGGATTTCCGGGATCGACTTGCTGGATGGCACGCCGATCCTGGATATCAAGCCGTATGTGCCGTATGCCGACATTGTCGACACGGCCACCAACAGCATCGCCAGCGCAGCGCCGCAACTGATCCCCGTGCAGTGGCTGAAGACTGCGCTGCAACAGGCACAAGAGCATGCTCAGCGCCTTGGCGAGCCTCTGGTTGAACTGATTGATCAGTGCCTGGCGCAGGATCCACGGCCGGCGTATCAGGTGCCGGGGCCGGAACGCGAATACGGGGCGCAGTTCTGGGATGTGGATGTGCGTTGGCACTATCCCGAGTCAGGGGTGATTTGTGTGTTGGAAGTGCTACCGGCTGGATAA
- a CDS encoding glucan biosynthesis protein D, with product MHRRNLLKASMAIAAYTGLSASGLLAAQAWAGNRAADGKAVAFDFDTLKAQAKQLAGTAYKDTKQVLPPTLATMTPQNFNAIGYDGNHSLWKELNGQLDVQFFHVGMGFKTPVRMHSVDPKTREARGVHFRPSLFNYEKTTVDTKQLTGDLGFSGFKLFKAPELDRHDVLSFLGASYFRAVDNTGQYGLSARGLAIDTYAKKREEFPDFTQFWFETPDKNATRFVVYALLDSPSATGAYRFDIDCQANQVVMAIDAHINARTTIEQLGIAPMTSMFSCGTHERRMCDTIHPQIHDSDRLAMWRGNGEWICRPLNNPVKLQFNAFADKDPKGFGLVQTDHEFASYQDTVDWYSKRPSLWVEPTTAWGEGSIDLLEIPTTGETLDNIVAFWTPKTPVAAGDSLNYGYKLYWSALPPVSTPLAQVDATRSGIGGFTEGWAPGEHYPEVWARRFAVDFKGGGLDRLPPGTGIEPVVTCSHGQVKDFSVLVLDNIKGYRILFDWYPTSDSVEPVELRLFIRTQDRTLSETWLYQYFPPAPDQRKYT from the coding sequence ATGCACCGCAGGAATTTGCTCAAAGCGTCCATGGCCATTGCGGCTTACACCGGGTTGTCGGCCAGCGGCCTGCTCGCCGCCCAGGCCTGGGCCGGGAACCGTGCTGCCGATGGCAAGGCCGTGGCGTTCGACTTCGACACGCTCAAGGCCCAGGCCAAACAACTCGCCGGGACCGCTTACAAGGACACCAAACAGGTGCTGCCGCCCACGCTGGCGACCATGACCCCGCAGAATTTCAACGCCATCGGCTACGACGGCAACCATTCGCTGTGGAAAGAATTGAACGGCCAACTGGACGTGCAGTTCTTCCACGTCGGCATGGGCTTCAAGACGCCGGTGCGTATGCACAGCGTCGACCCCAAGACCCGCGAAGCCCGTGGGGTGCATTTCCGTCCTTCGCTGTTCAACTACGAAAAAACCACGGTCGACACCAAACAGCTGACCGGCGACCTGGGCTTTTCCGGCTTCAAGCTGTTCAAGGCGCCGGAACTGGACCGCCATGACGTACTGTCGTTTCTCGGCGCCAGCTACTTCCGCGCGGTGGACAATACCGGGCAATACGGCCTTTCTGCCCGTGGCCTGGCCATCGACACCTATGCGAAAAAACGCGAGGAGTTCCCCGACTTCACGCAGTTCTGGTTTGAAACCCCGGACAAGAACGCCACCCGCTTCGTGGTCTACGCCCTGCTCGACTCGCCAAGCGCCACCGGTGCGTACCGCTTCGATATCGACTGCCAGGCCAACCAGGTGGTGATGGCCATCGACGCGCATATCAATGCACGTACCACCATCGAACAACTGGGTATCGCGCCGATGACCAGTATGTTCAGTTGCGGCACCCACGAGCGCCGCATGTGCGACACCATCCACCCGCAGATCCACGACTCGGACCGCCTGGCCATGTGGCGCGGCAACGGCGAGTGGATCTGCCGCCCGCTGAACAATCCCGTCAAGCTGCAATTCAACGCATTTGCCGATAAAGACCCGAAAGGCTTCGGCCTGGTGCAGACCGACCACGAATTCGCCAGCTATCAGGACACCGTGGACTGGTACAGCAAGCGCCCGAGCCTATGGGTCGAACCGACCACCGCCTGGGGCGAAGGCTCGATCGACCTGCTGGAAATCCCGACCACCGGCGAGACGCTCGATAACATCGTAGCCTTCTGGACGCCGAAAACACCCGTGGCCGCTGGCGACTCGCTCAACTACGGCTATAAGCTGTACTGGAGTGCCCTGCCGCCGGTAAGCACGCCGTTGGCGCAAGTCGATGCAACCCGTTCGGGCATAGGTGGCTTCACCGAAGGCTGGGCACCGGGGGAGCACTACCCGGAAGTCTGGGCGCGCCGCTTTGCCGTGGACTTCAAGGGCGGCGGCCTGGACCGCCTGCCGCCGGGCACCGGCATCGAGCCGGTGGTGACCTGTTCCCATGGCCAGGTGAAGGACTTCAGCGTGCTGGTACTGGATAACATCAAGGGCTACCGCATCCTGTTCGACTGGTACCCGACCAGCGACAGCGTGGAGCCGGTGGAACTGCGCCTGTTCATTCGCACCCAGGACCGCACCTTGAGCGAAACCTGGCTGTACCAGTACTTCCCGCCGGCACCGGACCAGCGCAAGTACACTTGA
- a CDS encoding GNAT family N-acetyltransferase, whose protein sequence is MRQHSVIHTPKTSDYTELARIWEASVRATHDFLPDTYIELLKNLVLSRYLDAVMLICTKDSRQRITGFAGVAAGKVEMLFIDPQHRGGGLGRQLLRYAIEHLNAEALDVNEQNHQALGFYFKQGFEVIGRTEHDGLGQPYPLLHMRLRQIQQHTRQG, encoded by the coding sequence ATGCGTCAGCATTCGGTTATCCACACACCTAAAACCAGCGACTACACCGAATTGGCGCGGATTTGGGAAGCTTCGGTGCGTGCCACCCATGACTTTCTGCCAGACACTTACATCGAGTTGTTGAAAAACCTGGTGCTGTCCCGCTACCTGGATGCCGTGATGCTGATCTGCACCAAGGACTCCCGCCAACGCATCACCGGGTTTGCAGGGGTAGCGGCCGGCAAGGTCGAGATGCTGTTTATCGACCCGCAGCACCGGGGTGGTGGCCTGGGCCGGCAATTGCTGCGGTATGCAATCGAGCACTTGAACGCCGAAGCGCTGGACGTCAACGAACAAAATCACCAGGCGCTGGGCTTCTACTTCAAACAAGGTTTCGAGGTGATCGGACGCACGGAGCATGATGGGCTCGGCCAGCCTTATCCGTTACTGCATATGCGTTTGCGCCAGATACAACAACATACCCGCCAAGGCTAA
- a CDS encoding potassium transporter Kup, with product MGHASSQAAGAEQSNAKPIGMLVAAVGVVYGDIGTSPLYTLKEVFNGGYGVQVNHDGVLGILALIFWSLIWVVSIKYMLFVLRADNQGEGGIMALTALARRAAGERKKLRSFLVVCGLCGAALFYGDSMITPAISVLSAVEGLELAFDGLEKWVVPIALVVLVALFLIQKHGTDHIGKLFGPVMVTWFLVLGGLGVYGITLHPEVLSAMNPMWAIRFFEAHPGIGVAILGAVVLALTGAEALYADMGHFGRKPIARAWFMLVLPALVLNYFGQGAMLLGDPEAARNPFYLLAPSWALIPLVVLSTLATVIASQAVISGAFSLTRQAIQLGYIPRMHIQHTSSAEQGQIYIGAVNWSLMVGVILLVLGFESSNALASAYGVAVTGTMLMTTILVSAVMLLLWKWPPILAVPVLVCCLLVDGLYFAANVPKIIQGGAFPVLAGIVLFVLMTTWKRGKQLLVERLDEGGLPLPIFIGSIRVQPPHRVQGTAVFLTARPDAVPHALLHNLLHNQVLHEQVVLLTVVYEDIPRVPAARRFEVDSYGEGFFRVILHFGFTDEPDVPEALKLCHLDDLDFSPMRTTYFLSRETVIASRIKGMARWREALFAFMLKNANGNLRFFKLPVNRVIELGTQVEM from the coding sequence ATGGGTCACGCGAGTAGTCAGGCAGCAGGTGCCGAGCAGTCAAACGCCAAGCCGATTGGCATGCTGGTGGCAGCGGTCGGGGTGGTTTACGGCGATATCGGGACCAGCCCGCTGTACACCCTCAAAGAGGTGTTCAACGGCGGTTATGGGGTTCAGGTCAACCATGATGGCGTGCTGGGGATCCTGGCGCTGATCTTCTGGTCGTTGATCTGGGTGGTCTCGATCAAGTACATGCTGTTCGTGCTGCGTGCCGATAACCAGGGCGAGGGCGGCATCATGGCCCTTACGGCTCTGGCACGGCGGGCGGCGGGGGAGCGCAAGAAGCTGCGCAGTTTCCTCGTGGTGTGCGGCCTGTGTGGCGCGGCGCTGTTCTATGGCGACAGCATGATCACCCCGGCGATTTCCGTATTGTCCGCGGTGGAGGGCCTGGAACTGGCGTTCGATGGCCTGGAGAAATGGGTCGTGCCCATCGCCCTGGTGGTGCTGGTGGCGCTGTTCCTGATCCAGAAGCACGGCACCGATCATATCGGCAAGCTGTTCGGGCCGGTGATGGTGACCTGGTTTCTGGTGCTCGGCGGATTGGGAGTGTATGGCATCACCCTGCACCCTGAAGTACTCAGTGCCATGAACCCGATGTGGGCCATACGCTTCTTCGAGGCTCACCCCGGCATTGGCGTAGCCATCCTCGGCGCGGTGGTGCTGGCACTGACCGGCGCCGAAGCGCTGTATGCCGACATGGGCCACTTCGGGCGCAAACCTATTGCCCGGGCGTGGTTCATGCTGGTGCTGCCGGCGCTGGTGCTCAATTATTTCGGTCAGGGCGCCATGCTGCTGGGTGATCCGGAAGCCGCGCGCAACCCGTTCTACCTGCTGGCCCCGAGCTGGGCGCTGATCCCGTTGGTAGTGTTGTCCACCCTGGCCACGGTGATCGCGTCCCAGGCGGTGATTTCCGGTGCGTTCTCGTTGACGCGCCAGGCGATCCAGCTGGGTTACATCCCGCGTATGCATATCCAACACACCTCCAGCGCCGAACAGGGCCAGATCTACATCGGCGCGGTGAACTGGTCGTTGATGGTCGGCGTGATTCTGCTGGTGCTCGGCTTCGAATCCTCCAACGCGCTGGCATCGGCCTACGGCGTGGCGGTGACCGGCACCATGCTGATGACCACCATCCTGGTGTCGGCGGTGATGCTGCTGCTGTGGAAATGGCCACCGATCCTGGCCGTGCCGGTCCTGGTGTGCTGCCTGTTGGTCGACGGCCTGTATTTTGCCGCCAACGTGCCGAAGATCATCCAGGGCGGCGCCTTCCCGGTGCTGGCGGGGATTGTGCTGTTCGTGCTGATGACCACCTGGAAGCGCGGCAAACAACTGCTGGTGGAGCGCCTCGACGAAGGCGGCCTGCCGCTGCCGATCTTTATCGGCAGTATCCGCGTGCAGCCGCCCCATCGCGTGCAGGGTACCGCCGTGTTCCTCACCGCGCGCCCGGACGCCGTGCCCCACGCGCTGTTGCACAATCTGCTGCATAACCAGGTGTTGCATGAGCAGGTGGTGCTGTTGACGGTGGTCTACGAGGATATTCCCCGGGTGCCGGCCGCACGGCGCTTCGAGGTGGACTCCTACGGCGAAGGCTTCTTCCGCGTGATCCTGCACTTTGGTTTTACCGATGAGCCGGACGTGCCTGAAGCGCTGAAACTGTGTCACCTCGATGACCTGGACTTCAGCCCGATGCGCACCACCTACTTCCTCAGCCGCGAAACCGTGATCGCCTCGCGCATCAAGGGCATGGCCCGTTGGCGCGAAGCGTTGTTCGCCTTTATGTTGAAGAACGCCAACGGCAACCTGCGCTTCTTCAAACTGCCGGTCAACCGCGTGATCGAGCTGGGCACCCAGGTCGAAATGTAG
- a CDS encoding rRNA pseudouridine synthase, whose protein sequence is MTDPIRLSKRLIELVGCSRREAELFIEGGWVSVDGEVIDEPQFKVTTQKVELDPDAKATAPEPVTILLHAPAGVDAETAMASISAETLSEEHRFGKRPLKGHFLRLTASADLQAKASGLLVFTQDWKILRKLTADAAKIEQEYVVEVEGDMVAHGLNRLNHGLTYKGKELPAVKASWQNENRLRFAMKNPQPGVIALFCEAVGLKVIAIRRIRIGGVSIGKVPVGQWRYLSGKEKF, encoded by the coding sequence ATGACTGACCCCATACGCCTCTCCAAACGCCTTATCGAACTGGTCGGTTGCTCCCGTCGGGAGGCTGAACTGTTCATCGAAGGCGGCTGGGTCTCGGTGGACGGTGAAGTGATCGACGAACCGCAGTTCAAGGTCACCACCCAGAAGGTCGAGCTGGACCCGGATGCCAAGGCCACCGCGCCCGAGCCGGTGACCATCCTGCTGCACGCCCCCGCCGGCGTAGACGCGGAAACAGCCATGGCGTCGATCAGCGCCGAAACACTCTCCGAAGAACACCGCTTCGGCAAGCGCCCGCTCAAGGGACACTTCCTGCGCCTGACCGCCAGCGCCGACCTGCAAGCCAAGGCCAGCGGCCTGCTGGTGTTCACCCAGGACTGGAAGATCCTGCGCAAGTTGACTGCCGATGCGGCCAAGATCGAGCAGGAATACGTGGTGGAGGTCGAAGGCGACATGGTTGCCCACGGCCTCAACCGCCTGAACCACGGCCTGACCTACAAAGGCAAGGAGCTGCCGGCCGTCAAAGCCAGTTGGCAGAACGAAAACCGCCTGCGTTTCGCGATGAAAAACCCGCAGCCGGGCGTGATCGCACTGTTCTGCGAAGCGGTTGGCCTGAAAGTCATCGCCATTCGCCGTATCCGCATCGGTGGCGTGTCCATCGGCAAAGTGCCGGTCGGCCAGTGGCGTTACCTGTCCGGCAAAGAGAAGTTCTAA
- the rimO gene encoding 30S ribosomal protein S12 methylthiotransferase RimO gives MSTTIAKANPKVGFVSLGCPKALVDSERILTQLRMEGYDVVSTYQDADVVVVNTCGFIDSAKAESLEVIGEAIKENGKVIVTGCMGVEEGNIRNVHPSVLAVTGPQQYEQVVNAVHEVVPPRQDHNPLIDLVPPQGIKLTPRHYAYLKISEGCNHSCSFCIIPSMRGKLVSRPVGDVLDEAQRLVKSGVKELLVISQDTSAYGVDVKYRTGFWNGAPVKTRMTELCEALSSLGVWVRLHYVYPYPHVDELIPLMAAGKILPYLDIPFQHASPKVLKAMKRPAFEDKTLARIKNWREICPELIIRSTFIVGFPGETEEDFQYLLDWLTEAQLDRVGCFQYSPVEGAPANLLDLAVVPDDVKQDRWERFMAHQQAISSARLQLRIGKEIEVLIDEVDEQGAVGRCFFDAPEIDGNVFIDDASGLKPGDKVWCTVTDADEYDLWAEKRD, from the coding sequence ATGTCCACCACCATCGCAAAAGCCAACCCCAAGGTTGGCTTTGTTTCCCTGGGTTGCCCGAAGGCTCTGGTCGACTCCGAGCGCATCCTCACGCAACTGCGTATGGAAGGCTATGACGTTGTGTCCACCTACCAGGACGCTGACGTGGTGGTGGTCAACACCTGCGGCTTCATCGACTCGGCCAAGGCGGAGTCCCTGGAAGTGATCGGCGAAGCCATCAAGGAAAACGGCAAGGTCATCGTGACCGGCTGCATGGGCGTGGAAGAAGGCAATATCCGCAACGTGCACCCGAGCGTGCTGGCCGTGACCGGCCCGCAGCAGTACGAACAGGTGGTCAACGCCGTGCACGAGGTGGTGCCACCGCGCCAGGACCACAACCCGCTGATCGACCTGGTGCCGCCGCAAGGCATCAAGCTGACCCCGCGCCACTACGCGTACCTGAAGATTTCCGAAGGCTGCAACCACAGCTGCAGCTTCTGCATCATCCCGTCGATGCGCGGCAAGTTGGTCAGCCGTCCGGTCGGTGACGTACTCGACGAAGCCCAACGCCTGGTCAAGTCCGGCGTCAAAGAGCTGCTGGTGATCTCCCAGGACACCAGCGCCTACGGCGTCGACGTGAAATACCGCACCGGTTTCTGGAACGGCGCACCGGTGAAGACCCGCATGACCGAACTCTGCGAAGCCTTGAGCAGCCTGGGTGTGTGGGTGCGCCTGCACTACGTTTACCCGTACCCGCACGTGGACGAACTGATCCCGCTGATGGCCGCCGGCAAGATCCTGCCGTACCTGGACATCCCGTTCCAGCACGCCAGCCCGAAAGTGCTCAAGGCCATGAAACGCCCGGCTTTCGAAGACAAGACCCTGGCGCGCATCAAGAACTGGCGCGAGATCTGCCCGGAGCTGATCATCCGCTCGACCTTCATCGTCGGCTTCCCCGGCGAAACCGAAGAAGACTTCCAGTACCTGCTGGACTGGCTGACCGAAGCCCAACTGGACCGCGTCGGCTGCTTCCAGTATTCGCCGGTGGAAGGCGCCCCCGCCAACCTGCTGGACCTGGCCGTAGTGCCGGACGACGTCAAGCAGGACCGTTGGGAGCGTTTCATGGCGCACCAGCAGGCCATCAGCTCGGCGCGCCTGCAACTGCGTATCGGCAAGGAGATCGAAGTGCTGATCGACGAAGTCGACGAGCAAGGCGCAGTCGGCCGTTGCTTCTTCGATGCGCCGGAGATCGACGGCAACGTGTTTATCGACGATGCCAGCGGTTTGAAACCAGGCGACAAGGTCTGGTGCACCGTGACCGATGCCGATGAATACGACCTATGGGCTGAAAAGCGCGACTGA
- a CDS encoding NADH:flavin oxidoreductase/NADH oxidase codes for MSQLLEPYTLRQLTLLNRIAVSPMCQYSSDDGLANDWHLVHLGSRAVGGAGLIFTEATAVTADGRITAQDLGLWNDAQIEPLQRITRFIAAQGAVAGIQLAHAGRKASTHRPWIGKHGSVKPEDGGWLPVGPSPIAFDPQHTQPRQLDEGQIQQVIADFVAAAKRALTAGFEVVEIHAAHGYLLHQFLSPISNQRQDQYGGSFENRIRLVLEVTQAVREVWPQELPLFVRVSATDWVEDGWNPDETVELARRLKDLGVDLIDVSSGGTAANAEIPTGPGYQTRFAERVRKESGIATGTVGMITEPAQAEHILRTCQADIIFLARELLRDPYWPLHADDDLGGRKAIWPAQYQRATHRDQPIHESDLRD; via the coding sequence ATGAGTCAGCTGCTCGAACCCTACACGCTCCGTCAATTGACCCTGCTCAACCGCATCGCGGTCTCACCGATGTGCCAATACTCAAGCGATGACGGCCTGGCCAATGACTGGCACCTGGTTCACCTTGGCAGCCGTGCCGTCGGCGGCGCGGGGCTGATTTTCACCGAAGCCACCGCCGTGACCGCCGATGGCCGCATCACCGCCCAGGACCTTGGCCTGTGGAACGATGCCCAGATCGAACCGCTGCAACGCATCACGCGTTTCATTGCGGCCCAGGGCGCAGTGGCCGGCATTCAACTGGCTCACGCCGGGCGCAAGGCCAGCACCCACCGGCCGTGGATCGGCAAGCATGGCAGCGTCAAGCCGGAGGACGGCGGCTGGCTGCCGGTGGGGCCGTCACCGATCGCCTTCGACCCCCAGCACACCCAACCCAGGCAGTTGGACGAAGGGCAGATCCAGCAAGTGATCGCCGATTTTGTCGCCGCGGCCAAGCGTGCGCTGACCGCCGGTTTTGAAGTGGTGGAAATCCACGCGGCCCATGGCTATCTGCTGCATCAATTCCTGTCACCGATCAGCAACCAACGTCAGGACCAGTACGGTGGTTCGTTCGAAAACCGCATCCGCCTGGTGCTTGAGGTGACCCAGGCAGTGCGTGAGGTCTGGCCCCAGGAACTGCCGCTGTTTGTGCGGGTATCGGCCACCGACTGGGTGGAAGACGGCTGGAACCCGGATGAAACCGTGGAACTGGCGCGTCGCCTGAAAGACCTGGGCGTGGACCTGATCGACGTTTCGTCTGGTGGCACCGCCGCCAATGCCGAGATACCCACCGGCCCCGGCTACCAGACCCGCTTCGCCGAGCGCGTGCGCAAGGAGTCGGGCATCGCCACCGGCACCGTAGGCATGATCACCGAGCCGGCCCAGGCCGAGCACATCCTGCGCACCTGCCAGGCGGATATCATCTTCCTTGCCCGTGAGCTGTTGCGCGACCCGTACTGGCCGTTGCACGCCGATGATGACCTGGGTGGGCGCAAGGCAATCTGGCCGGCGCAGTACCAGCGCGCAACCCATCGTGACCAGCCCATCCATGAGTCAGATTTGAGAGATTGA